The Diospyros lotus cultivar Yz01 chromosome 15, ASM1463336v1, whole genome shotgun sequence genome has a window encoding:
- the LOC127791801 gene encoding probable leucine-rich repeat receptor-like serine/threonine-protein kinase At3g14840 isoform X1, with amino-acid sequence MTSSSAIAVVVLSLQFIRSCCVHIYCCTRTYCEIFQQCILVEVLKQIGKTLGKEDWDFSVDPCSGEKGWATPNPVKGFENAVTCNCSSNNTICHVTSIVLKAQNLNGILPTELVNLPYLQYIDLSRNYLNGTIPPEWGTTQLTNISLIVNRLTGPIPKELGNISTLAYLTVEFNQLSGLIPPEIGNLSLLETLHLSSNNFTGELPETLSKLTNLNDIRLSDNHFTGKIPNFIQSWTNLQKIVMHASGLEGPIPPGLGLLTKITDLRISDLNGTQAPFPPLNNTRSLGKLILRNCNLNGSLPEYLGGVTNLTTLDLSFNNLSGEIPSSFSNLAKADYIFLTGNLLSGPVPDWILKSSKNVDLSFNNFILGSQGCLQNEVNLFDSSLNGSSGILSCLTSTCIQTRHFFRINCGGKEVNVSSGPKYEADTRTPSASLMFVESYSNWAFSSTGYFMDDDRSSKGSFIQENTSILFVKDPELYMDARLSPLSLVYYGFCLMNDNYTVNLYFAEIMFTDDKTYSSLGRRVFDIYIQGKLVEKDFNIVDKAGGAGRNITMTYIATVTNGTLEIRFYWAGRGTTAVPVRGVYGPLISAISVESGKRSDEVICSLQVTWGWGPQAGSTPPSEGGNGMSAGAVAGIVVAVAFVVFLLLGIIRWTGCLRRKDTMDEDLKGLDLQTGSFTLRQIKTATNNFDAANKIGEGGFESVYKGLLADGTTIAVKQLSSKSKQGNREFVNEIGMVSALEHPHLVKLYGCCIAGSQLLLVYEYMENNSLARALFGPEEFQLKLDWQTRYKICIGIARGLAFLHEESRLKIVQRDIKATNVLLDKNLNPKISDFGLAKFDEEDNTHISTRIAGTYGYIAPEYAMHGYLTDKADVYSFGIVALEIVSGRSNTSFRAKEPYFNLLDRTLELEADGRLIELVDPKMGSAFNRDEAMVMINVALMCTNATASVRPAMSSVVSMLEGRTVVKDPLSDVTKSHDQLKFKGKMDEWKNNQETKMTEDSQIQGMPIDGPWTGSSASAGDLYPISLNSDYWRNRD; translated from the exons ATGACATCTTCTTCGGCGATTGCTGTTGTTGTATTATCCTTGCAGTTCATACGTTCGTGTTGTGTTCATATTTACTGCTGTACACGCACATACTGCGAAATATTCCAACAGTGTATACTGG TGGAAGTTCTGAAGCAAATTGGCAAGACTTTGGGGAAGGAGGATTGGGATTTCAGTGTGGATCCATGCAGTGGAGAGAAGGGCTGGGCCACCCCAAATCCAGTTAAAGGGTTTGAGAATGCAGTCACGTGTAATTGCTCCTCCAACAACACTATTTGCCATGTCACTAGCAT AGTTCTCAAAGCCCAGAATCTTAACGGGATTCTCCCAACAGAATTGGTCAATCTCCCTTACCTCCAATATAT TGATCTTAGCCGCAACTACCTTAACGGAACTATCCCTCCAGAATGGGGCACCACGCAACTAACAAACAT CTCCCTCATTGTAAACCGGCTAACCGGTCCAATCCCAAAAGAACTTGGAAACATCAGCACGCTTGCCTATCT AACTGTGGAGTTCAATCAGTTGTCAGGACTCATTCCTCCAGAGATTGGGAATCTTTCTCTCTTGGAGACACT ACATTTGAGTTCAAACAATTTCACGGGGGAGCTGCCTGAAACACTCTCAAAGCTGACCAACTTGAACGACAt TCGGCTTAGTGACAACCACTTCACTGGAAAGATACCCAATTTCATCCAGAGCTGGACAAATCTTCAAAAAAT TGTGATGCATGCTAGTGGTTTGGAAGGTCCAATTCCTCCTGGCCTTGGTCTTTTGACCAAAATCACTGACTT GAGAATCAGTGACTTAAATGGAACCCAAGCACCTTTTCCACCCCTTAATAATACGAGAAGCCTGGGGAAACT TATATTGCGGAATTGCAATCTTAATGGATCTTTACCTGAATATCTTGGGGGAGTGACAAATTTGACGACTTT AGACCTGAGCTTCAACAACTTGAGTGGAGAAATTCCAAGCAGCTTTAGTAACCTGGCAAAAGCAGATTACAT CTTCTTAACTGGGAACCTACTAAGTGGACCTGTGCCTGATTGGATcctgaaaagttcaaagaatgt TGATCTTTCATTTAACAACTTTATCCTAGGCTCCCAAGGTTGTCTGCAAAATGAAGT gaaCTTGTTTGACAGCTCTTTGAATGGCAGCTC TGGAATTTTATCCTGCTTGACAAGCACTTGCATTCAAA CTCGGCATTTCTTCCGCATAAATTGTGGTGGCAAAGAAGTAAATGTTAGCAGTGGCCCCAAATATGAAGCTGATACTAGAACCCCGTCTGCGAGTTTGATGTTCGTTGAAAGTTATAGTAATTGGGCATTTAGTAGCACAGGTTACTTCATGGATGATGATCGCAGTTCAAAGGGCTCCTTTATTCAGGAAAATACTTCAATCCTTTTTGTGAAGGATCCAGAATTGTACATGGATGCACGACTTTCCCCCCTATCTCTGGTCTATTACGGGTTCTGCCTGATGAATGATAACTACACAGTGAACCTTTATTTTGCAGAAATCATGTTTACTGATGACAAGACATATAGCAGCCTTGGAAGGCGTGTATTCGATATTTACATTCAG GGAAAGCTGGTGGAAAAAGATTTCAACATTGTGGATAAAGCGGGTGGGGCTGGTAGGAATATCACAATGACATACATTGCAACTGTGACCAATGGCACACTGGAAATCCGCTTTTATTGGGCTGGACGAGGGACAACTGCTGTCCCTGTTAGAGGAGTATATGGTCCTCTCATTTCAGCTATATCCGTGGAGTCTGGTAAGCG TTCTGATGAAGTAATCTGTTCCTTGCAAGTCACTTGGGGTTGGGGTCCCCAAGCAGGTTCTACCCCGCCATCAGAAGGTGGAAATGGCATGTCCGCTGGTGCAGTGGCTGGGATAGTGGTTGCTGTagcttttgttgttttcttgctTCTAGGTATCATTCGGTGGACAGGCTGCCTAAGACGCAAAGATACAATGGATGAAG ACTTGAAGGGTCTAGATCTACAGACAGGTTCATTCACCTTGAGGCAAATTAAAACTGCTACAAATAATTTTGATGCTGCTAATAAGATTGGAGAAGGTGGTTTTGAATCCGTTTATAAG GGACTTTTAGCAGATGGCACCACAATTGCTGTAAAGCAGCTATCTTCCAAATCAAAGCAAGGGAACCGCGAGTTTGTTAATGAAATAGGGATGGTTTCTGCTTTAGAACACCCTCATCTAGTGAAGTTGTATGGATGTTGCATTGCAGGCAGTCAATTGTTGCTAGTGTACGAGTACATGGAAAATAATAGTCTTGCTCGTGCTTTGTTTG GCCCAGAAGAATTCCAGTTGAAATTAGACTGGCAAACAAGATATAAGATATGTATTGGTATAGCTCGAGGTTTAgcttttctccatgaagaatcaAGACTTAAGATAGTTCAAAGAGACATTAAAGCCACCAATGTACTACTTGACAAGAATCTTAACCCTAAGATATCCGATTTTGGTTTGGCAAAATTTGACGAAGAGGATAATACCCATATAAGCACCAGAATTGCGGGAACTTA TGGATATATAGCACCAGAATATGCAATGCATGGTTACTTAACTGACAAAGCAGACGTATACAGCTTTGGAATTGTTGCACTGGAAATAGTCAGCGGAAGAAGTAACACTAGTTTCAGGGCGAAAGAGCCCTATTTTAATCTTCTTGATAGG ACACTTGAACTGGAGGCAGATGGGAGATTGATAGAGCTAGTAGATCCAAAGATGGGATCAGCCTTCAATAGAGACGAGGCGATGGTAATGATTAATGTAGCTCTTATGTGCACTAATGCCACTGCATCAGTTAGGCCTGCCATGTCTTCAGTTGTAAGCATGCTCGAAGGCAGGACAGTTGTTAAGGATCCTCTTTCAGATGTAACCAAATCCCATGACCAACTGAAGTTCAAGGGAAAGATGGATGAATGGAAAAACAACCAGGAAACAAAGATGACAGAAGATAGCCAAATCCAAGGTATGCCAATTGACGGGCCATGGACTGGTTCTTCTGCATCTGCTGGCGATCTCTACCCCATCAGTCTGAATTCTGATTACTGGAGGAACAGAGATTAG
- the LOC127791801 gene encoding probable leucine-rich repeat receptor-like serine/threonine-protein kinase At3g14840 isoform X2 produces MTSSSAIAVVVLSLQFIRSCCVHIYCCTRTYCEIFQQCILVEVLKQIGKTLGKEDWDFSVDPCSGEKGWATPNPVKGFENAVTCNCSSNNTICHVTSIVLKAQNLNGILPTELVNLPYLQYIDLSRNYLNGTIPPEWGTTQLTNISLIVNRLTGPIPKELGNISTLAYLTVEFNQLSGLIPPEIGNLSLLETLHLSSNNFTGELPETLSKLTNLNDIRLSDNHFTGKIPNFIQSWTNLQKIVMHASGLEGPIPPGLGLLTKITDLRISDLNGTQAPFPPLNNTRSLGKLILRNCNLNGSLPEYLGGVTNLTTLDLSFNNLSGEIPSSFSNLAKADYIFLTGNLLSGPVPDWILKSSKNVDLSFNNFILGSQGCLQNEVNLFDSSLNGSSGILSCLTSTCIQTRHFFRINCGGKEVNVSSGPKYEADTRTPSASLMFVESYSNWAFSSTGYFMDDDRSSKGSFIQENTSILFVKDPELYMDARLSPLSLVYYGFCLMNDNYTVNLYFAEIMFTDDKTYSSLGRRVFDIYIQGKLVEKDFNIVDKAGGAGRNITMTYIATVTNGTLEIRFYWAGRGTTAVPVRGVYGPLISAISVESGSTPPSEGGNGMSAGAVAGIVVAVAFVVFLLLGIIRWTGCLRRKDTMDEDLKGLDLQTGSFTLRQIKTATNNFDAANKIGEGGFESVYKGLLADGTTIAVKQLSSKSKQGNREFVNEIGMVSALEHPHLVKLYGCCIAGSQLLLVYEYMENNSLARALFGPEEFQLKLDWQTRYKICIGIARGLAFLHEESRLKIVQRDIKATNVLLDKNLNPKISDFGLAKFDEEDNTHISTRIAGTYGYIAPEYAMHGYLTDKADVYSFGIVALEIVSGRSNTSFRAKEPYFNLLDRTLELEADGRLIELVDPKMGSAFNRDEAMVMINVALMCTNATASVRPAMSSVVSMLEGRTVVKDPLSDVTKSHDQLKFKGKMDEWKNNQETKMTEDSQIQGMPIDGPWTGSSASAGDLYPISLNSDYWRNRD; encoded by the exons ATGACATCTTCTTCGGCGATTGCTGTTGTTGTATTATCCTTGCAGTTCATACGTTCGTGTTGTGTTCATATTTACTGCTGTACACGCACATACTGCGAAATATTCCAACAGTGTATACTGG TGGAAGTTCTGAAGCAAATTGGCAAGACTTTGGGGAAGGAGGATTGGGATTTCAGTGTGGATCCATGCAGTGGAGAGAAGGGCTGGGCCACCCCAAATCCAGTTAAAGGGTTTGAGAATGCAGTCACGTGTAATTGCTCCTCCAACAACACTATTTGCCATGTCACTAGCAT AGTTCTCAAAGCCCAGAATCTTAACGGGATTCTCCCAACAGAATTGGTCAATCTCCCTTACCTCCAATATAT TGATCTTAGCCGCAACTACCTTAACGGAACTATCCCTCCAGAATGGGGCACCACGCAACTAACAAACAT CTCCCTCATTGTAAACCGGCTAACCGGTCCAATCCCAAAAGAACTTGGAAACATCAGCACGCTTGCCTATCT AACTGTGGAGTTCAATCAGTTGTCAGGACTCATTCCTCCAGAGATTGGGAATCTTTCTCTCTTGGAGACACT ACATTTGAGTTCAAACAATTTCACGGGGGAGCTGCCTGAAACACTCTCAAAGCTGACCAACTTGAACGACAt TCGGCTTAGTGACAACCACTTCACTGGAAAGATACCCAATTTCATCCAGAGCTGGACAAATCTTCAAAAAAT TGTGATGCATGCTAGTGGTTTGGAAGGTCCAATTCCTCCTGGCCTTGGTCTTTTGACCAAAATCACTGACTT GAGAATCAGTGACTTAAATGGAACCCAAGCACCTTTTCCACCCCTTAATAATACGAGAAGCCTGGGGAAACT TATATTGCGGAATTGCAATCTTAATGGATCTTTACCTGAATATCTTGGGGGAGTGACAAATTTGACGACTTT AGACCTGAGCTTCAACAACTTGAGTGGAGAAATTCCAAGCAGCTTTAGTAACCTGGCAAAAGCAGATTACAT CTTCTTAACTGGGAACCTACTAAGTGGACCTGTGCCTGATTGGATcctgaaaagttcaaagaatgt TGATCTTTCATTTAACAACTTTATCCTAGGCTCCCAAGGTTGTCTGCAAAATGAAGT gaaCTTGTTTGACAGCTCTTTGAATGGCAGCTC TGGAATTTTATCCTGCTTGACAAGCACTTGCATTCAAA CTCGGCATTTCTTCCGCATAAATTGTGGTGGCAAAGAAGTAAATGTTAGCAGTGGCCCCAAATATGAAGCTGATACTAGAACCCCGTCTGCGAGTTTGATGTTCGTTGAAAGTTATAGTAATTGGGCATTTAGTAGCACAGGTTACTTCATGGATGATGATCGCAGTTCAAAGGGCTCCTTTATTCAGGAAAATACTTCAATCCTTTTTGTGAAGGATCCAGAATTGTACATGGATGCACGACTTTCCCCCCTATCTCTGGTCTATTACGGGTTCTGCCTGATGAATGATAACTACACAGTGAACCTTTATTTTGCAGAAATCATGTTTACTGATGACAAGACATATAGCAGCCTTGGAAGGCGTGTATTCGATATTTACATTCAG GGAAAGCTGGTGGAAAAAGATTTCAACATTGTGGATAAAGCGGGTGGGGCTGGTAGGAATATCACAATGACATACATTGCAACTGTGACCAATGGCACACTGGAAATCCGCTTTTATTGGGCTGGACGAGGGACAACTGCTGTCCCTGTTAGAGGAGTATATGGTCCTCTCATTTCAGCTATATCCGTGGAGTCTG GTTCTACCCCGCCATCAGAAGGTGGAAATGGCATGTCCGCTGGTGCAGTGGCTGGGATAGTGGTTGCTGTagcttttgttgttttcttgctTCTAGGTATCATTCGGTGGACAGGCTGCCTAAGACGCAAAGATACAATGGATGAAG ACTTGAAGGGTCTAGATCTACAGACAGGTTCATTCACCTTGAGGCAAATTAAAACTGCTACAAATAATTTTGATGCTGCTAATAAGATTGGAGAAGGTGGTTTTGAATCCGTTTATAAG GGACTTTTAGCAGATGGCACCACAATTGCTGTAAAGCAGCTATCTTCCAAATCAAAGCAAGGGAACCGCGAGTTTGTTAATGAAATAGGGATGGTTTCTGCTTTAGAACACCCTCATCTAGTGAAGTTGTATGGATGTTGCATTGCAGGCAGTCAATTGTTGCTAGTGTACGAGTACATGGAAAATAATAGTCTTGCTCGTGCTTTGTTTG GCCCAGAAGAATTCCAGTTGAAATTAGACTGGCAAACAAGATATAAGATATGTATTGGTATAGCTCGAGGTTTAgcttttctccatgaagaatcaAGACTTAAGATAGTTCAAAGAGACATTAAAGCCACCAATGTACTACTTGACAAGAATCTTAACCCTAAGATATCCGATTTTGGTTTGGCAAAATTTGACGAAGAGGATAATACCCATATAAGCACCAGAATTGCGGGAACTTA TGGATATATAGCACCAGAATATGCAATGCATGGTTACTTAACTGACAAAGCAGACGTATACAGCTTTGGAATTGTTGCACTGGAAATAGTCAGCGGAAGAAGTAACACTAGTTTCAGGGCGAAAGAGCCCTATTTTAATCTTCTTGATAGG ACACTTGAACTGGAGGCAGATGGGAGATTGATAGAGCTAGTAGATCCAAAGATGGGATCAGCCTTCAATAGAGACGAGGCGATGGTAATGATTAATGTAGCTCTTATGTGCACTAATGCCACTGCATCAGTTAGGCCTGCCATGTCTTCAGTTGTAAGCATGCTCGAAGGCAGGACAGTTGTTAAGGATCCTCTTTCAGATGTAACCAAATCCCATGACCAACTGAAGTTCAAGGGAAAGATGGATGAATGGAAAAACAACCAGGAAACAAAGATGACAGAAGATAGCCAAATCCAAGGTATGCCAATTGACGGGCCATGGACTGGTTCTTCTGCATCTGCTGGCGATCTCTACCCCATCAGTCTGAATTCTGATTACTGGAGGAACAGAGATTAG
- the LOC127791801 gene encoding probable leucine-rich repeat receptor-like serine/threonine-protein kinase At3g14840 isoform X3, whose amino-acid sequence MTSSSAIAVVVLSLQFIRSCCVHIYCCTRTYCEIFQQCILVEVLKQIGKTLGKEDWDFSVDPCSGEKGWATPNPVKGFENAVTCNCSSNNTICHVTSIVLKAQNLNGILPTELVNLPYLQYIDLSRNYLNGTIPPEWGTTQLTNISLIVNRLTGPIPKELGNISTLAYLTVEFNQLSGLIPPEIGNLSLLETLRLSDNHFTGKIPNFIQSWTNLQKIVMHASGLEGPIPPGLGLLTKITDLRISDLNGTQAPFPPLNNTRSLGKLILRNCNLNGSLPEYLGGVTNLTTLDLSFNNLSGEIPSSFSNLAKADYIFLTGNLLSGPVPDWILKSSKNVDLSFNNFILGSQGCLQNEVNLFDSSLNGSSGILSCLTSTCIQTRHFFRINCGGKEVNVSSGPKYEADTRTPSASLMFVESYSNWAFSSTGYFMDDDRSSKGSFIQENTSILFVKDPELYMDARLSPLSLVYYGFCLMNDNYTVNLYFAEIMFTDDKTYSSLGRRVFDIYIQGKLVEKDFNIVDKAGGAGRNITMTYIATVTNGTLEIRFYWAGRGTTAVPVRGVYGPLISAISVESGKRSDEVICSLQVTWGWGPQAGSTPPSEGGNGMSAGAVAGIVVAVAFVVFLLLGIIRWTGCLRRKDTMDEDLKGLDLQTGSFTLRQIKTATNNFDAANKIGEGGFESVYKGLLADGTTIAVKQLSSKSKQGNREFVNEIGMVSALEHPHLVKLYGCCIAGSQLLLVYEYMENNSLARALFGPEEFQLKLDWQTRYKICIGIARGLAFLHEESRLKIVQRDIKATNVLLDKNLNPKISDFGLAKFDEEDNTHISTRIAGTYGYIAPEYAMHGYLTDKADVYSFGIVALEIVSGRSNTSFRAKEPYFNLLDRTLELEADGRLIELVDPKMGSAFNRDEAMVMINVALMCTNATASVRPAMSSVVSMLEGRTVVKDPLSDVTKSHDQLKFKGKMDEWKNNQETKMTEDSQIQGMPIDGPWTGSSASAGDLYPISLNSDYWRNRD is encoded by the exons ATGACATCTTCTTCGGCGATTGCTGTTGTTGTATTATCCTTGCAGTTCATACGTTCGTGTTGTGTTCATATTTACTGCTGTACACGCACATACTGCGAAATATTCCAACAGTGTATACTGG TGGAAGTTCTGAAGCAAATTGGCAAGACTTTGGGGAAGGAGGATTGGGATTTCAGTGTGGATCCATGCAGTGGAGAGAAGGGCTGGGCCACCCCAAATCCAGTTAAAGGGTTTGAGAATGCAGTCACGTGTAATTGCTCCTCCAACAACACTATTTGCCATGTCACTAGCAT AGTTCTCAAAGCCCAGAATCTTAACGGGATTCTCCCAACAGAATTGGTCAATCTCCCTTACCTCCAATATAT TGATCTTAGCCGCAACTACCTTAACGGAACTATCCCTCCAGAATGGGGCACCACGCAACTAACAAACAT CTCCCTCATTGTAAACCGGCTAACCGGTCCAATCCCAAAAGAACTTGGAAACATCAGCACGCTTGCCTATCT AACTGTGGAGTTCAATCAGTTGTCAGGACTCATTCCTCCAGAGATTGGGAATCTTTCTCTCTTGGAGACACT TCGGCTTAGTGACAACCACTTCACTGGAAAGATACCCAATTTCATCCAGAGCTGGACAAATCTTCAAAAAAT TGTGATGCATGCTAGTGGTTTGGAAGGTCCAATTCCTCCTGGCCTTGGTCTTTTGACCAAAATCACTGACTT GAGAATCAGTGACTTAAATGGAACCCAAGCACCTTTTCCACCCCTTAATAATACGAGAAGCCTGGGGAAACT TATATTGCGGAATTGCAATCTTAATGGATCTTTACCTGAATATCTTGGGGGAGTGACAAATTTGACGACTTT AGACCTGAGCTTCAACAACTTGAGTGGAGAAATTCCAAGCAGCTTTAGTAACCTGGCAAAAGCAGATTACAT CTTCTTAACTGGGAACCTACTAAGTGGACCTGTGCCTGATTGGATcctgaaaagttcaaagaatgt TGATCTTTCATTTAACAACTTTATCCTAGGCTCCCAAGGTTGTCTGCAAAATGAAGT gaaCTTGTTTGACAGCTCTTTGAATGGCAGCTC TGGAATTTTATCCTGCTTGACAAGCACTTGCATTCAAA CTCGGCATTTCTTCCGCATAAATTGTGGTGGCAAAGAAGTAAATGTTAGCAGTGGCCCCAAATATGAAGCTGATACTAGAACCCCGTCTGCGAGTTTGATGTTCGTTGAAAGTTATAGTAATTGGGCATTTAGTAGCACAGGTTACTTCATGGATGATGATCGCAGTTCAAAGGGCTCCTTTATTCAGGAAAATACTTCAATCCTTTTTGTGAAGGATCCAGAATTGTACATGGATGCACGACTTTCCCCCCTATCTCTGGTCTATTACGGGTTCTGCCTGATGAATGATAACTACACAGTGAACCTTTATTTTGCAGAAATCATGTTTACTGATGACAAGACATATAGCAGCCTTGGAAGGCGTGTATTCGATATTTACATTCAG GGAAAGCTGGTGGAAAAAGATTTCAACATTGTGGATAAAGCGGGTGGGGCTGGTAGGAATATCACAATGACATACATTGCAACTGTGACCAATGGCACACTGGAAATCCGCTTTTATTGGGCTGGACGAGGGACAACTGCTGTCCCTGTTAGAGGAGTATATGGTCCTCTCATTTCAGCTATATCCGTGGAGTCTGGTAAGCG TTCTGATGAAGTAATCTGTTCCTTGCAAGTCACTTGGGGTTGGGGTCCCCAAGCAGGTTCTACCCCGCCATCAGAAGGTGGAAATGGCATGTCCGCTGGTGCAGTGGCTGGGATAGTGGTTGCTGTagcttttgttgttttcttgctTCTAGGTATCATTCGGTGGACAGGCTGCCTAAGACGCAAAGATACAATGGATGAAG ACTTGAAGGGTCTAGATCTACAGACAGGTTCATTCACCTTGAGGCAAATTAAAACTGCTACAAATAATTTTGATGCTGCTAATAAGATTGGAGAAGGTGGTTTTGAATCCGTTTATAAG GGACTTTTAGCAGATGGCACCACAATTGCTGTAAAGCAGCTATCTTCCAAATCAAAGCAAGGGAACCGCGAGTTTGTTAATGAAATAGGGATGGTTTCTGCTTTAGAACACCCTCATCTAGTGAAGTTGTATGGATGTTGCATTGCAGGCAGTCAATTGTTGCTAGTGTACGAGTACATGGAAAATAATAGTCTTGCTCGTGCTTTGTTTG GCCCAGAAGAATTCCAGTTGAAATTAGACTGGCAAACAAGATATAAGATATGTATTGGTATAGCTCGAGGTTTAgcttttctccatgaagaatcaAGACTTAAGATAGTTCAAAGAGACATTAAAGCCACCAATGTACTACTTGACAAGAATCTTAACCCTAAGATATCCGATTTTGGTTTGGCAAAATTTGACGAAGAGGATAATACCCATATAAGCACCAGAATTGCGGGAACTTA TGGATATATAGCACCAGAATATGCAATGCATGGTTACTTAACTGACAAAGCAGACGTATACAGCTTTGGAATTGTTGCACTGGAAATAGTCAGCGGAAGAAGTAACACTAGTTTCAGGGCGAAAGAGCCCTATTTTAATCTTCTTGATAGG ACACTTGAACTGGAGGCAGATGGGAGATTGATAGAGCTAGTAGATCCAAAGATGGGATCAGCCTTCAATAGAGACGAGGCGATGGTAATGATTAATGTAGCTCTTATGTGCACTAATGCCACTGCATCAGTTAGGCCTGCCATGTCTTCAGTTGTAAGCATGCTCGAAGGCAGGACAGTTGTTAAGGATCCTCTTTCAGATGTAACCAAATCCCATGACCAACTGAAGTTCAAGGGAAAGATGGATGAATGGAAAAACAACCAGGAAACAAAGATGACAGAAGATAGCCAAATCCAAGGTATGCCAATTGACGGGCCATGGACTGGTTCTTCTGCATCTGCTGGCGATCTCTACCCCATCAGTCTGAATTCTGATTACTGGAGGAACAGAGATTAG